The Mangifera indica cultivar Alphonso chromosome 8, CATAS_Mindica_2.1, whole genome shotgun sequence genome has a window encoding:
- the LOC123222328 gene encoding mavicyanin-like, whose product MSLLIMLLAFGCGVAMAMEYKVGDNNGWTIEAPINCSQWASDKTFFIGDILHFEYQPSKDDVMEVSEEDFQQCNKEKPIGIYRSGSDKILLKRAGYYFFITTASNHCNDGLKLSIKVNNAPPIP is encoded by the exons ATGAGTTTACTGATAATGCTCTTAGCTTTTGGTTGTGGTGTAGCCATGGCAATGGAGTACAAAGTCGGTGATAACAACGGATGGACAATCGAAGCTCCCATCAATTGCAGCCAATGGGCCTCCGATAAAACGTTCTTCATTGGAGACATTCTAC ATTTTGAGTACCAGCCGAGCAAGGACGATGTGATGGAAGTGAGTGAGGAAGACTTCCAACAATGCAACAAAGAAAAGCCAATTGGCATCTACCGGAGCGGCTCTGACAAGATCCTGTTGAAAAGAGCCGGCTACTATTTCTTCATCACCACTGCTTCCAACCACTGCAATGATGGACTAAAGTTGAGCATTAAGGTTAATAACGCTCCACCAATACCCTAA
- the LOC123224427 gene encoding early nodulin-like protein 2, translating into MRLFVIFFLALGCGVATAAEYKVGDEPGWTRQIPVDYYQWASDKTFYVGDTLFFQYHLPMHDVTEVTAKNFMQCKARNPIAVHRTGADKIELRRTGHHFFICGTPGHCEAGMKLMVRVTYKPGQNFEKDTKNPDADTSEENSLASAPVAGETPEANSNDVNLQMGVSNVGEAPEANPSDVTLQTGASNAGGVTEANPSDVNLQMGAFNGGGAPETNPNEVNFQMGPPNTEEAPEVNPSNVNLQMGAPNVGEAPETNPSHVNLPMGAPNENDPSGVNLEMGAPNAGQTPDEEDPSDPNSIIGTPDAREDDPNQQN; encoded by the exons ATGCGTCTTTTTGTGATTTTCTTCTTGGCTCTTGGTTGTGGAGTCGCCACAGCAGCCGAGTACAAGGTCGGTGATGAACCTGGATGGACTCGCCAAATTCCCGTTGATTACTATCAATGGGCTTCTGACAAAACTTTCTATGTTGGTGACACTCTAT TTTTCCAGTACCACTTACCCATGCATGATGTGACGGAAGTGACTGCGAAAAACTTTATGCAATGTAAAGCACGAAACCCAATTGCCGTCCACCGCACTGGCGCTGATAAGATCGAGTTGAGGAGGACCGGCCACCATTTCTTCATTTGCGGTACTCCCGGCCACTGCGAAGCCGGAATGAAGTTGATGGTTAGGGTTACTTACAAGCCTGGACAGAATTTTGAGAAAGATACCAAGAACCCAGACGCTGATACTAGCGAGGAAAATTCACTAGCGTCAGCGCCTGTTGCGGGAGAAACACCTGAAGCTAATTCTAACGATGTAAATTTACAAATGGGAGTGTCTAATGTGGGAGAAGCACCTGAGGCTAATCCTAGCGATGTAACTTTGCAAACGGGAGCGTCTAATGCTGGAGGAGTAACTGAGGCTAATCCTAGCGATGTAAATTTGCAAATGGGCGCGTTTAATGGTGGAGGAGCACCTGAGACTAATCCTAATGAagtaaattttcaaatgggACCACCTAATACCGAAGAAGCACCTGAGGTTAACCCTAGCAATGTAAATCTACAGATGGGAGCGCCCAATGTCGGAGAAGCACCTGAGACTAACCCTAGCCATGTAAATTTACCAATGGGAGCACCTAATGAGAATGATCCTAGTGGTGTAAATTTAGAAATGGGAGCACCTAATGCCGGACAAACACCTGATGAGGAAGATCCTAGCGATCCAAATTCAATAATAGGAACGCCAGATGCCAGAGAGGATGATcccaatcaacaaaattag